A genomic stretch from Bacillus sp. N1-1 includes:
- a CDS encoding MFS transporter, with translation MAKQQDLQKEKIWTRDFIFICMANFFIFAGFQMTLPTLPLFVNELGGSDQLIGFVVGIFTLSALLIRPWSGHVLESLGRRIIFLIGLLVFVISVGSYAFTGSLVLLFLMRVVQGLGWGMSTTAVGTIATDLIPQKRRGEGMGYFGLAGNLAMAFGPALGLFLIALSGFKTMFLIAASAGLLSFIIASIIRYKPANKTPIEKKKWDIFEKTALMPSILLFFITMVFGGIATFLPLYAEQLGINGIEWYFVVFAVSLMLVRAFAGRVYDRKGHKAIFLPGAFLILAAMIDLTLLANQFMLILAAVLFGIGFGSVQPALQAWAVNEAPLHRKGMANATFFSFFDLGVGLGAMFFGLIASTFGYADIYLTAGISVLISMVIYVIYLKRSAAVQRHHEAVQWK, from the coding sequence ATGGCCAAACAGCAAGATCTTCAGAAAGAGAAGATCTGGACGCGTGATTTTATTTTTATTTGCATGGCAAACTTTTTTATTTTTGCAGGATTCCAGATGACCTTACCGACACTACCTTTGTTTGTGAATGAACTTGGCGGCAGTGATCAGCTAATAGGTTTTGTGGTCGGTATCTTTACCTTATCCGCTTTACTTATTCGACCATGGAGCGGGCACGTATTGGAATCGCTTGGAAGAAGAATCATTTTCTTAATTGGATTATTGGTTTTTGTCATATCGGTTGGATCTTATGCGTTTACTGGCAGTCTTGTTCTTTTATTTCTAATGCGGGTAGTCCAGGGACTCGGGTGGGGTATGTCCACAACGGCGGTGGGCACAATCGCAACAGATTTAATTCCGCAAAAGCGAAGGGGAGAAGGAATGGGATATTTTGGCCTTGCAGGAAATTTAGCAATGGCTTTTGGCCCAGCTCTTGGTTTATTCCTAATCGCTCTTTCTGGTTTTAAAACAATGTTTTTGATTGCAGCCTCTGCCGGTTTGCTTTCATTCATCATCGCTTCGATTATTCGTTATAAGCCTGCGAATAAAACACCGATTGAGAAAAAGAAATGGGACATCTTTGAGAAAACAGCATTAATGCCTTCGATATTACTTTTCTTCATTACAATGGTCTTTGGAGGAATCGCTACTTTTCTACCGTTGTATGCCGAACAGTTAGGTATTAATGGAATTGAATGGTACTTTGTCGTGTTTGCTGTATCGCTTATGCTTGTGCGTGCTTTCGCAGGACGAGTCTATGATCGGAAGGGCCATAAAGCTATTTTTCTTCCAGGCGCCTTCTTAATTCTAGCGGCAATGATTGATCTTACGTTATTAGCGAATCAATTTATGCTCATTCTTGCAGCTGTATTATTTGGAATTGGATTTGGCTCTGTGCAACCAGCTCTTCAAGCATGGGCAGTTAATGAAGCACCACTTCACCGAAAAGGAATGGCTAATGCTACCTTTTTCTCGTTTTTTGATTTAGGAGTAGGTCTAGGGGCAATGTTTTTCGGTTTGATAGCTTCCACATTTGGCTATGCTGATATTTATTTAACAGCAGGTATATCCGTTCTCATTTCAATGGTGATTTACGTTATATATTTAAAAAGAAGTGCTGCGGTACAAAGACATCATGAAGCTGTTCAATGGAAATAG
- a CDS encoding lactate 2-monooxygenase — protein sequence MTNIGNEIQFGIYKQMHSPDPDRLPTRYEDWEARAREILEDGPYDYVAGGSGAEETKNANREAFKRWNIVPRVFRHVEDRNLKVGLYGQMLPAPLLVAPIGVQSIIHQEGELASAKAAASMGIPYIASSASSHSMEEIAEIMGEAPKWFQLYWSRDPEIAKSFVQRAELAGYSAIVVTLDTPMMAWRELDLKNVYLPFLIGEGIGNYLTDPAFRAGLHVPPEDDAIGAIMHWTHVFGNAGLTWEDLAELRKYTSLPIILKGVLHPDDAKLALKYGADGIIVSNHGGRQVDGAITALDALPAIVEAVENQIPVLMDSGIRRGADVFKAIALGAKAVLVGRPCMYGLAVAGQVGVKHVLSNLLADFDLTMALSGCRDLNEVNKEMLIPSSR from the coding sequence ATGACTAATATCGGCAATGAAATTCAGTTTGGTATATACAAACAAATGCATTCACCTGATCCGGATCGTTTACCAACTAGGTATGAAGATTGGGAAGCACGCGCACGTGAAATCCTTGAGGATGGACCTTATGATTATGTTGCTGGAGGTTCTGGTGCAGAAGAAACGAAAAATGCGAACCGTGAAGCATTTAAGCGATGGAATATCGTGCCTCGCGTCTTTCGTCATGTGGAAGACCGAAACTTAAAGGTAGGCTTGTACGGTCAGATGCTTCCGGCTCCATTGTTAGTTGCTCCAATTGGTGTGCAATCCATTATCCATCAAGAAGGCGAACTTGCTTCAGCGAAAGCCGCTGCTTCAATGGGAATCCCCTACATTGCAAGCTCTGCATCAAGCCATTCTATGGAAGAAATTGCTGAAATAATGGGAGAAGCACCTAAGTGGTTCCAACTTTACTGGAGTCGAGATCCAGAGATTGCTAAAAGTTTTGTTCAACGAGCGGAACTCGCTGGATACTCAGCGATCGTCGTAACGCTTGACACTCCTATGATGGCATGGCGTGAATTGGATCTAAAGAATGTGTACTTGCCTTTTCTGATTGGAGAAGGAATTGGTAACTATTTAACGGATCCTGCTTTTCGCGCTGGGCTCCATGTACCTCCTGAAGATGACGCTATCGGGGCAATTATGCATTGGACTCACGTTTTTGGGAATGCCGGACTAACGTGGGAGGATTTAGCAGAGCTAAGAAAATATACGTCTTTGCCCATTATATTAAAAGGCGTCCTTCATCCCGATGATGCAAAGCTAGCTTTAAAATATGGAGCTGACGGGATTATTGTCTCAAACCATGGGGGGCGTCAGGTGGACGGCGCGATCACAGCACTCGATGCTCTGCCGGCCATCGTGGAAGCTGTTGAAAATCAAATTCCTGTTTTGATGGATAGTGGAATTAGAAGAGGTGCTGATGTATTTAAAGCAATTGCCCTTGGAGCCAAAGCCGTTCTTGTAGGAAGACCATGTATGTACGGATTAGCTGTAGCCGGGCAAGTAGGCGTAAAGCATGTACTATCTAACCTTCTTGCTGATTTCGATTTAACGATGGCGTTATCAGGGTGTCGCGATCTAAATGAAGTGAACAAGGAGATGCTCATTCCGAGTAGTCGATAA
- a CDS encoding 5'-nucleotidase C-terminal domain-containing protein — protein sequence MKLSVIHTNDIHSHFDNFAKATSLIRDYADEHTLVLDGGDFADFKSIELQGTRGIGAVKMLESTGYDAITIGNNELFNGNDTLEHMALQSTVPFISCNLLKANGESFNGVCSSKILIKNELRILVTGASPDLQEFNDLIGFQILDYVEAIRAEIKKQHGNYDVCIVLNHVGTQADIELAEAIDEIDLILSAHDHVLYEEAKIVNNTILNSAGMYGEHIGIIEVEVSDEGIELLASSTISTAKAVEDEEIQNILQVSREEAIAHLSKPLYNVSKPLWHDVLEENPMTNLIADGLKDRFDCDLGLINSGIANGGLVDYVSNKKLIEICPSPLNPTYFEIQGKDLYAALESSLNSSVCMADGKGPGFRGKYVGRLHVSGAKIQHNQNRIKMITIKDDAFDPERWYRVASSDYLLRGSGYPELANNRNFHYQPDEIKDVIREYAEKEDFVTDAFKKRWV from the coding sequence ATGAAGCTTTCGGTCATACATACGAACGATATTCATAGCCATTTTGACAATTTCGCTAAAGCAACATCACTTATTCGGGATTATGCAGATGAACATACACTAGTGTTAGATGGTGGGGACTTTGCTGACTTTAAAAGTATCGAGCTTCAGGGAACAAGAGGGATTGGTGCAGTGAAGATGTTGGAATCGACCGGTTACGACGCGATTACGATAGGAAATAATGAACTATTTAATGGAAATGATACATTAGAGCATATGGCGCTTCAGAGTACTGTACCATTTATTAGTTGTAATCTTCTTAAAGCTAATGGTGAATCGTTCAATGGAGTATGCAGCAGTAAAATTCTAATTAAAAATGAACTTCGAATTTTGGTTACGGGTGCTTCTCCAGATTTACAAGAGTTCAATGATTTGATAGGCTTTCAAATTTTAGATTATGTAGAAGCGATCAGAGCAGAAATCAAGAAGCAACATGGAAACTATGATGTTTGTATTGTGTTAAACCATGTTGGTACACAAGCAGATATCGAATTAGCTGAAGCCATCGACGAAATCGATTTGATTTTATCCGCACATGACCACGTCCTTTATGAGGAAGCAAAAATAGTGAATAATACGATACTAAATTCAGCTGGTATGTACGGTGAACATATTGGAATTATTGAAGTTGAAGTATCAGATGAAGGCATAGAACTACTAGCTTCTTCTACCATATCAACAGCTAAAGCGGTTGAAGATGAAGAAATTCAAAATATATTGCAAGTAAGTAGGGAAGAAGCGATCGCTCACCTAAGTAAACCGCTTTATAATGTTAGCAAACCATTATGGCATGACGTACTTGAAGAGAACCCGATGACCAATTTAATTGCAGATGGGTTGAAAGACCGTTTTGATTGTGATCTTGGGCTAATAAACAGCGGAATTGCAAATGGGGGTCTGGTCGACTATGTTTCCAATAAAAAGCTAATTGAAATTTGTCCATCTCCACTAAATCCCACTTACTTTGAAATTCAAGGAAAAGACCTTTACGCAGCTCTTGAAAGTTCATTAAATAGCTCGGTTTGTATGGCTGATGGAAAAGGACCTGGTTTTCGAGGGAAGTATGTAGGACGGCTTCACGTATCTGGTGCAAAAATTCAACATAATCAAAATCGAATTAAGATGATTACAATTAAAGATGACGCTTTCGATCCCGAGCGGTGGTATCGCGTAGCTTCATCAGATTACTTGCTAAGAGGTTCTGGGTATCCAGAGCTAGCAAACAATCGAAACTTTCATTATCAACCAGATGAAATAAAAGATGTTATTAGAGAATACGCCGAGAAGGAAGATTTCGTTACAGATGCTTTCAAGAAGCGTTGGGTGTAG
- a CDS encoding aminopeptidase, whose product MRDERLSQLAKTLVHHSIEVKIGERVMVTGHQIAKPLIREIIKEIYAADGVPFVELRDDEIDVHLAEFATKEQAEIQKEWYAKQLEDVQSFIHIRAEENDATLSELASDAMKLYGEVFKEIDHKMVNERKWVLLDYPTPAAAQKAKMGTLTYQDYLFEVCSLDYKQMAEKQKPLFDLMEKTDRVRIVAPGTDLSFSILNIPTIASHGKKNIPDGEVFTSPVRESVNGIISFNTPCSYRGITFHNVKLTLEKGKIVHAEADQTDKLNEILNLDEGARYIGEFAIGLNPLINHPVGNTLFDEKINGSIHFTPGQAYDDADNGNRSMIHWDMVLILREEYGGGELYFDDQLIQKNGVFVTDELIDLNPENLNQKEAVR is encoded by the coding sequence ATGCGCGACGAACGATTAAGTCAGTTAGCTAAGACGCTAGTCCACCACTCCATTGAAGTAAAGATTGGTGAACGCGTAATGGTGACAGGTCATCAAATTGCCAAACCGTTAATACGTGAAATCATTAAGGAGATTTATGCAGCAGACGGGGTGCCATTTGTTGAATTACGTGATGATGAAATAGACGTTCACTTGGCTGAATTTGCAACAAAAGAGCAAGCAGAGATTCAAAAAGAATGGTATGCGAAACAACTAGAAGATGTTCAATCCTTTATTCACATTCGAGCTGAAGAAAATGATGCGACATTGTCAGAGCTTGCCTCTGATGCCATGAAACTGTATGGAGAAGTTTTCAAAGAGATCGATCATAAAATGGTGAATGAAAGAAAGTGGGTACTTCTTGATTATCCAACGCCAGCAGCAGCACAAAAAGCAAAAATGGGAACACTTACTTATCAGGATTATTTGTTTGAAGTGTGTAGTCTTGATTATAAACAAATGGCGGAAAAGCAGAAGCCGCTTTTTGATTTAATGGAAAAGACTGATCGTGTTCGGATCGTTGCACCTGGTACGGATCTCTCATTTTCTATTTTGAATATCCCAACCATCGCTAGCCACGGAAAGAAAAACATTCCTGATGGAGAAGTGTTTACATCACCTGTACGTGAGAGTGTAAATGGAATTATTTCTTTTAATACACCTTGCTCGTATCGAGGGATTACCTTTCACAACGTAAAATTAACATTGGAGAAAGGTAAAATTGTTCATGCTGAAGCTGACCAAACAGACAAACTGAACGAAATCCTAAATCTTGATGAAGGAGCACGCTATATTGGGGAATTTGCTATCGGATTAAATCCACTAATTAATCATCCAGTAGGGAATACCTTATTTGATGAGAAAATAAATGGTAGTATCCACTTTACACCTGGACAAGCTTATGATGATGCAGACAATGGAAATCGCTCAATGATTCACTGGGATATGGTTTTGATTTTACGGGAGGAGTATGGTGGGGGAGAACTGTATTTCGATGATCAACTCATTCAAAAAAATGGGGTTTTTGTGACAGATGAGCTGATTGATTTAAACCCAGAAAATCTTAATCAAAAAGAAGCAGTACGCTAA
- a CDS encoding site-specific integrase, with protein sequence MNTVQPIRDPQKIKLVKQNLRKRNSRDWFLFNMGINTGLRISDLLPLRVGDVRNQTHIIIKEKKTGKSKRFPINYALKELIESYTFDMEEGDFLFPSNKTDLPIQRGQAYKILNQAAAEAGLSEIGTHTMRKTFGYFYYKQTKDVAMLQKIFGHSAPSITLRYIGIEQEQMDESLFNFSL encoded by the coding sequence ATGAATACGGTTCAGCCGATTCGGGATCCTCAGAAGATAAAATTAGTAAAACAAAACCTAAGAAAGCGAAATTCCAGAGATTGGTTTTTGTTTAACATGGGAATTAATACTGGGCTACGCATTAGTGATTTGCTTCCTTTACGTGTTGGTGACGTTCGGAATCAAACGCATATCATCATAAAAGAAAAAAAGACCGGAAAATCAAAACGTTTTCCGATCAACTATGCACTTAAGGAGCTTATCGAGTCGTATACGTTTGATATGGAAGAAGGAGATTTTTTGTTTCCGTCAAACAAAACAGATTTACCTATTCAAAGAGGTCAGGCTTACAAGATTCTAAATCAGGCTGCTGCAGAAGCAGGGCTTTCTGAAATAGGAACGCATACGATGCGAAAGACATTTGGTTACTTTTACTACAAACAAACGAAAGATGTGGCGATGCTTCAAAAGATCTTTGGCCATTCAGCACCATCTATTACCTTAAGATACATCGGAATAGAGCAAGAGCAAATGGATGAATCACTGTTTAATTTTAGTTTGTAA
- the kynA gene encoding tryptophan 2,3-dioxygenase produces MGKKDHRDPTEASIHTDFKNNMTYGEYLSLDKILEGQNRLSDHHDEMLFIIIHQVSELWMKLILHELKGAIEAIENDELSTAFKMLARVSKTQTQIIQAWDVLSTLTPSEYMQFRDSLGQASGFQSYQYRMIEFALGYKTPHVLKIYEKDKDLHEELKDAYEEPGIYDVAIKALSRAGLPIDKEILDRDVTETYGKNDSVMQAWLTVYRDVETYWDLYELAEKLVDIEDWLQQWRFRHMKTVERIIGFKQGTGGSSGVGYLKKVLDHRFFPELWDIRTEL; encoded by the coding sequence TTGGGAAAAAAAGATCATCGAGATCCAACAGAAGCATCCATACATACAGATTTTAAAAACAATATGACGTACGGAGAATATTTAAGCCTTGATAAAATACTTGAGGGGCAGAATAGGCTATCAGACCATCATGATGAAATGCTTTTTATCATTATTCACCAGGTAAGCGAATTATGGATGAAATTAATCTTGCATGAGCTAAAAGGAGCAATTGAAGCAATCGAAAACGATGAATTATCAACTGCTTTTAAAATGCTTGCGCGGGTTTCGAAAACACAGACCCAAATCATTCAGGCATGGGACGTTCTCTCAACGTTAACCCCTTCGGAATACATGCAGTTCCGTGATTCGCTTGGACAGGCTTCTGGTTTTCAATCTTATCAATACCGCATGATTGAGTTTGCATTAGGCTATAAAACACCTCACGTGTTAAAAATTTATGAGAAAGATAAAGATCTTCATGAGGAATTAAAAGATGCTTATGAGGAACCAGGCATTTATGATGTAGCGATTAAAGCTCTATCGAGGGCGGGATTACCTATTGATAAGGAAATTCTTGATCGCGATGTGACCGAAACATACGGCAAGAATGACTCAGTCATGCAGGCATGGCTGACCGTATATCGAGATGTAGAAACGTATTGGGACCTTTATGAACTAGCTGAGAAGCTTGTTGATATTGAAGATTGGCTACAGCAATGGCGTTTCCGTCATATGAAAACAGTTGAGAGGATCATTGGGTTTAAACAGGGGACTGGAGGCTCATCGGGCGTTGGTTATTTGAAAAAAGTACTGGACCATCGCTTTTTCCCTGAACTTTGGGACATTAGAACAGAGCTTTAA
- a CDS encoding iron-containing alcohol dehydrogenase family protein: MHALTNIPIPSILEIRSGIRHQLDPILHKHGFHHALFLFDAFTYDAYAESFQKSMTQVKINVQKMEPGQTIQDLIAFAFTLDSYDVVVAMGGGMIIDYGKYIAFSRKLPFISMPTSASNDGFASSNCSLIINQKKTTVPAQVPFGIIADLEVIQQAPSHFLLAGVGDLMSNITALYDWEFEERHGKGHVNAFAAMLSKKAVNSFIRTPMTDLQNPIFIKELVSSLTMGGVATVISGNSAPISGSEHLISHALDKQLPKPYMHGIQVGLATYIMANVQNHRALRMRKVFERTGFFHYVKEEGIQKSDLAEAILKAPSVKPHRYTYLHDPTFQQKALSFLESDHTLKDVLV; the protein is encoded by the coding sequence ATGCATGCATTAACGAATATTCCGATTCCTTCCATTTTGGAGATTCGTTCAGGTATCCGTCATCAACTAGATCCTATTCTTCATAAACACGGGTTTCATCATGCTCTGTTTTTGTTTGATGCGTTTACTTACGATGCTTATGCCGAGTCCTTTCAGAAATCGATGACACAAGTGAAGATAAACGTTCAAAAAATGGAACCCGGTCAAACCATTCAGGATCTCATTGCATTTGCTTTTACGCTAGATTCCTATGATGTTGTCGTTGCTATGGGGGGCGGTATGATTATTGACTACGGAAAGTATATTGCATTTTCTAGAAAACTCCCCTTTATCAGCATGCCAACATCTGCTTCCAATGATGGTTTTGCTAGCAGCAATTGTTCTTTAATCATTAATCAAAAAAAGACAACCGTTCCTGCACAGGTGCCATTTGGCATTATTGCAGATCTTGAAGTGATTCAACAGGCTCCTTCGCACTTCTTACTTGCAGGAGTAGGTGACTTAATGAGTAACATTACGGCTCTGTATGATTGGGAATTTGAAGAAAGGCATGGTAAAGGACATGTCAATGCTTTCGCAGCGATGCTTAGTAAAAAAGCGGTCAATAGCTTCATTCGAACGCCGATGACTGATCTTCAAAACCCCATATTTATTAAGGAACTCGTAAGCTCGTTGACAATGGGCGGTGTGGCTACAGTGATTAGCGGTAATAGTGCCCCTATAAGTGGCTCAGAACACTTAATTTCACATGCCCTCGACAAACAATTGCCAAAACCCTATATGCACGGTATTCAAGTTGGTCTTGCTACATACATCATGGCGAACGTACAAAATCATCGAGCCTTACGAATGAGAAAAGTATTTGAGCGAACGGGTTTCTTTCATTATGTAAAAGAGGAAGGGATTCAAAAATCCGATCTGGCAGAAGCGATTTTAAAAGCTCCATCAGTTAAACCACATCGGTATACTTACCTCCATGATCCTACCTTCCAACAAAAGGCACTCTCTTTCCTAGAAAGTGATCACACGTTAAAGGACGTATTAGTATAA
- a CDS encoding MtnX-like HAD-IB family phosphatase: protein MKKWAFVSDFDGTISKKDFYWLVIDTYYPEGKPLYKKWKAGEMQDIDFLSQVFQSIDQHEEQIIQDILSLPIDEHVPSFIRTVQESGGDFYILSAGTDYYIHHILEHYGIKDVPVFSNKGYYEDKNVHLSIDENHKHYSRRYGIDKSKVIAELKETYDVVYFAGDSEPDSHPAKVADLTFAKDTLQDLLKENNVPYVAVDSFLQIEEFLREKGTL from the coding sequence ATGAAAAAGTGGGCTTTTGTGTCAGATTTTGATGGAACGATTTCAAAAAAGGATTTCTACTGGCTTGTGATTGACACTTACTATCCTGAAGGTAAACCATTGTATAAGAAATGGAAAGCTGGTGAAATGCAGGATATTGATTTTCTTAGCCAAGTATTTCAATCGATTGACCAGCATGAAGAGCAAATTATTCAAGACATTCTCTCGTTACCTATCGATGAGCACGTTCCCTCTTTCATTCGAACGGTTCAGGAAAGCGGTGGGGATTTCTATATACTAAGTGCCGGCACCGATTATTACATTCATCACATTCTCGAGCATTATGGGATTAAAGACGTACCGGTATTCTCAAATAAAGGATATTATGAAGATAAAAATGTCCATTTGTCGATTGATGAAAATCATAAACATTATTCTAGGCGTTACGGCATTGATAAATCGAAAGTAATTGCAGAACTAAAGGAAACGTATGATGTTGTATATTTTGCTGGTGATAGCGAACCCGATTCGCATCCTGCGAAAGTTGCCGATCTGACTTTTGCTAAAGATACACTTCAAGATTTATTAAAGGAAAATAATGTGCCGTATGTTGCGGTTGATTCGTTTTTGCAGATAGAAGAATTTTTGCGTGAGAAAGGAACTCTTTAA
- the ilvA gene encoding threonine ammonia-lyase IlvA, which yields MSKTISKVQVEDIIIANQVLKEVVVHTPLQRNEILSDRYNCNVYLKREDLQNVRSFKIRGAYNLIQSLTMEEKENGIVCASAGNHAQGVAFSCKTLGIQGHIFMPATTPRQKISQVELFGGSYVEVILTGDTFDDSFHTAKEFCNKQDKTFIHPFDDYRTIAGQGTVGLEIMNDIDEVDYVMLGIGGGGLASGVGSYIKSISPDTKIVGIEPEGAAGMKRSIEHDSVVPLDFIDKFVDGAAVKQVGKLTLDICKHLLDDVVLVPEGKICTTILELYNQNAIVAEPAGALSIASLDFYKDQIKGKNVVCVISGGNNDINRMQEIQERSLIYEGLKHYFIVHFPQRAGALKEFMADVLGPTDDITRFEYTKKNNRDRGPVLAGIELKHKEDYEPLIERLNRKGFSYIEINKDQDLFNLLI from the coding sequence ATGAGTAAAACAATCAGCAAAGTCCAGGTGGAAGATATCATTATCGCAAACCAGGTTTTAAAAGAAGTCGTTGTTCATACACCGTTACAGCGAAATGAAATACTCTCCGATCGCTATAACTGCAACGTTTATTTGAAAAGGGAAGATTTGCAAAACGTCCGTTCTTTTAAAATTAGAGGTGCATATAACCTTATTCAAAGCTTAACAATGGAAGAGAAGGAAAACGGGATCGTATGCGCTAGTGCTGGAAACCATGCGCAAGGTGTCGCTTTCTCATGTAAGACGCTCGGCATCCAGGGTCACATCTTTATGCCCGCTACCACGCCAAGACAAAAGATTTCACAAGTTGAATTATTTGGAGGCTCCTACGTTGAAGTGATTTTAACAGGAGATACGTTTGATGATTCCTTCCATACAGCTAAAGAGTTTTGTAACAAACAAGACAAAACATTTATTCATCCATTTGATGATTACCGAACGATTGCAGGTCAGGGAACCGTTGGCCTCGAAATTATGAATGACATTGATGAAGTTGACTACGTGATGCTTGGCATTGGCGGAGGTGGACTTGCTTCTGGTGTCGGATCGTATATTAAAAGCATTAGTCCGGATACGAAAATTGTTGGAATTGAACCTGAAGGCGCTGCGGGGATGAAGCGTTCGATTGAACACGACAGCGTAGTACCACTTGACTTTATTGATAAATTTGTAGACGGAGCTGCGGTGAAGCAAGTAGGGAAACTCACGCTTGACATTTGCAAGCACCTACTTGATGATGTTGTTCTTGTTCCAGAAGGGAAAATTTGCACAACCATTTTGGAACTATACAATCAGAATGCGATTGTAGCTGAACCTGCAGGTGCTTTATCGATCGCTTCACTTGATTTCTATAAAGATCAAATTAAAGGAAAAAACGTTGTTTGTGTCATTAGCGGGGGGAATAACGATATTAACAGGATGCAGGAAATTCAGGAACGCTCCTTGATTTATGAAGGATTAAAACACTATTTTATTGTGCATTTCCCGCAGCGGGCTGGCGCCTTAAAAGAATTTATGGCGGATGTATTAGGGCCAACTGACGATATTACCCGCTTCGAATATACAAAAAAGAACAACCGAGATCGAGGACCAGTCTTAGCAGGCATTGAACTTAAGCATAAAGAAGATTATGAACCTTTAATTGAGCGTTTAAATCGAAAAGGGTTTTCTTATATTGAAATTAATAAAGATCAGGACCTCTTTAACCTGCTTATCTAA
- a CDS encoding MsnO8 family LLM class oxidoreductase, with translation MLLSYIGAHTEEIRLGAGAILLPHYQPYKVAEVFHTLATLFPGRIDLGLGRAPGGSAEATTALSPRFLEEVRKMPEKVEELLRFLNHDFPKDHMFHNLQAKPVPNHRPEPWLLGTGKKSALLAAEHNMSYAFGYFMSDHDGKELFNTYRTNFVGERPYTILAVSVICSETAARADELAHWTHVVNEARTKGETAHISVEEAKHVSLPANTKLISGTFETVKQKLMTLQEEYEPDELMITTITPNRDERLTSFQLLGEAIRKE, from the coding sequence GTGCTCTTAAGCTATATTGGCGCACACACAGAGGAAATCCGCCTTGGTGCTGGAGCGATTCTCCTTCCGCACTATCAACCATATAAAGTCGCTGAAGTTTTTCATACGCTTGCGACGCTATTTCCAGGTCGTATTGACCTTGGTCTAGGAAGAGCACCAGGTGGATCTGCCGAAGCAACAACGGCTCTCTCCCCACGATTCCTCGAAGAAGTTAGGAAGATGCCGGAAAAAGTGGAAGAGTTACTTCGCTTTCTTAATCATGATTTTCCGAAAGACCATATGTTCCATAACCTTCAAGCAAAACCTGTTCCGAACCATCGGCCTGAACCCTGGTTACTTGGAACAGGGAAGAAAAGCGCATTACTTGCTGCAGAACATAACATGTCCTATGCTTTTGGTTATTTTATGAGTGATCACGATGGAAAGGAACTTTTCAACACGTATCGAACAAATTTTGTTGGCGAAAGGCCTTATACAATTTTAGCGGTTTCCGTTATTTGTAGCGAAACCGCAGCACGAGCAGATGAACTTGCCCATTGGACACACGTTGTTAATGAAGCTCGTACAAAAGGGGAAACAGCTCACATATCCGTTGAAGAGGCGAAACACGTTTCTCTTCCTGCTAACACGAAGCTCATTAGCGGAACATTTGAGACTGTAAAGCAGAAGCTAATGACTCTTCAGGAAGAATATGAACCAGATGAGCTAATGATTACGACGATAACGCCTAATCGTGATGAAAGGCTGACTTCTTTTCAGCTTCTAGGTGAAGCCATACGAAAAGAATAG